A region of Acidithiobacillus ferridurans DNA encodes the following proteins:
- a CDS encoding alpha-ketoacid dehydrogenase subunit beta, with protein sequence MAEMMYWQGILRAHDEEMARDPLVFAMGEDIGVAGGTYKATSGLFAKYGEQRVIDTPISENSYTGIGVGAAMIGARPIVEIMSVNFAWLAMDQLMNNAAKIHYMSGGRIRCPFVMRVPGGTAHQLGAQHSARMEKVFMGISGLRVVTPATPRDAYGLLKSAVRCDDPVVIIEHESMYNLKGEIPDEEFFTPLEGVEVMRPGKDVSIFAYNISVHWALDAAQKLAQDYGIDAEVVDLRALKPMDRAGIAASVRKTHRAVVVEEDEAPVGVGSEVMAILNEECFFDLDAAPVRVHALDVPIPYNRHLEKAAIPNAGEVVAAVRKMLGR encoded by the coding sequence ATGGCTGAAATGATGTATTGGCAGGGTATCCTGCGCGCCCACGATGAAGAGATGGCGCGGGACCCCCTGGTTTTTGCCATGGGTGAGGATATCGGCGTCGCCGGCGGTACCTACAAGGCGACCAGCGGCCTCTTCGCCAAGTACGGCGAGCAGCGGGTAATCGATACCCCCATTTCCGAAAACAGCTACACCGGTATCGGGGTGGGCGCCGCCATGATCGGGGCCCGTCCCATCGTCGAAATCATGAGCGTTAATTTCGCCTGGTTGGCGATGGATCAGCTCATGAACAACGCCGCGAAAATCCATTACATGTCCGGTGGTCGTATCCGTTGTCCCTTCGTGATGCGGGTACCGGGCGGCACTGCGCACCAATTGGGTGCCCAGCACTCGGCGCGCATGGAGAAAGTGTTCATGGGTATTTCCGGCCTGCGGGTGGTGACCCCGGCAACGCCGCGCGACGCCTACGGACTGCTGAAAAGCGCCGTGCGCTGTGATGATCCGGTAGTGATCATTGAGCACGAGAGTATGTATAACCTCAAGGGCGAGATCCCGGACGAAGAATTTTTTACGCCGCTGGAAGGCGTCGAAGTGATGCGGCCGGGTAAGGACGTCAGTATTTTTGCCTATAACATCAGCGTTCATTGGGCGTTGGATGCGGCGCAGAAGTTGGCTCAGGACTACGGCATCGACGCCGAAGTGGTGGATTTGCGGGCGCTCAAACCCATGGATCGGGCCGGTATCGCGGCCAGCGTGCGCAAGACCCATCGCGCCGTCGTTGTCGAAGAAGACGAGGCGCCGGTGGGCGTGGGTTCCGAGGTGATGGCGATCCTCAACGAGGAATGCTTTTTTGATCTCGATGCGGCGCCGGTACGGGTGCATGCGCTGGATGTGCCTATTCCGTATAATCGCCACCTGGAAAAGGCGGCTATCCCCAATGCCGGAGAAGTGGTCGCCGCTGTGCGGAAGATGCTGGGCCGGTAA